The Solibacillus daqui genome has a segment encoding these proteins:
- a CDS encoding ABC transporter permease, with protein MNNKASKGPLIPYLFWILLFVIAPIALIVYYSLLDLNGDFTLANYAKFFTPVYLKMTLSSFWYAFLITLFTLLFAYPTAYLLTKTKHKQLWLMLIIIPSWINLLLKTYAFIGIFGLYGPINAMIEVFGFDPQQILFTDFSFIFVSVYIFIPFMIIPIFNSLDKMNPSLVYAARDLGANAWTTFRRVIFPLTIDGVKSGIQVTFIPALSLFMITRLIAGNKVITLGTAIEQQFLVSQNWGMGSTIAVFLILFMVLTMLFTRDKSKGGRA; from the coding sequence ATGAATAACAAAGCATCTAAAGGACCGTTAATTCCTTATTTATTCTGGATACTTTTATTCGTAATCGCGCCAATTGCTTTAATCGTTTATTATTCATTACTTGATTTAAACGGTGACTTCACACTTGCCAACTATGCGAAGTTCTTCACACCTGTTTATTTAAAAATGACGTTAAGTAGTTTCTGGTATGCGTTTTTAATTACGTTGTTTACATTATTATTCGCCTACCCTACTGCTTACTTATTAACAAAAACAAAGCACAAACAATTATGGTTAATGTTAATCATTATTCCGTCTTGGATTAACTTACTATTAAAAACGTATGCATTTATCGGGATCTTCGGTTTATATGGTCCAATCAATGCAATGATAGAAGTATTTGGTTTTGATCCACAGCAAATTTTATTTACAGATTTCAGTTTTATTTTCGTATCGGTTTATATTTTCATTCCGTTTATGATTATTCCGATTTTCAACTCATTAGATAAAATGAATCCATCGCTTGTATACGCAGCACGCGACCTTGGGGCAAATGCTTGGACAACATTCCGCCGCGTGATTTTCCCATTAACAATTGATGGCGTAAAATCAGGAATTCAAGTAACATTCATTCCTGCGTTATCTCTATTCATGATTACACGCTTAATCGCGGGTAACAAAGTGATTACACTAGGTACAGCAATCGAGCAGCAATTCTTAGTTTCTCAAAACTGGGGCATGGGTTCAACAATCGCGGTATTCTTAATTTTATTCATGGTTTTAACTATGTTATTCACACGAGACAAATCTAAAGGAGGCCGCGCATAA
- a CDS encoding ABC transporter ATP-binding protein, translating into MDNTIIRFENVTKSYNDGTVVLKNINFELERGKFYTLLGPSGCGKTTILRIIAGFTDATTGDVFFNDKRINDVPANERQVNTVFQDYALFPHLNVFENVAFGLRIKKVKEAEVKERVQEALKFVNLAGYGNREISEMSGGQRQRVAIARAIVNDPDVILLDEPLSALDLKLRTEMQYELRELQQRLGKTFIFVTHDQEEALAMSDEIFVLSHGEIKQSGTPVDIYDEPINRFVADFIGESNIVDGIMIEDYKVKFAGKEFECVDGGMKPNEKIDVVIRPEDLEITTPEKGKLVVTVDTQLFRGVHYELSTYDKDGNEWLVHSLKKAEVGEEIGLDFDPEAIHVMRLNETEEDFDKRLEAYEVEDHE; encoded by the coding sequence ATGGATAACACGATTATTCGTTTTGAAAATGTTACAAAATCATACAATGACGGTACGGTTGTATTAAAAAATATTAATTTTGAGTTAGAACGTGGAAAGTTTTACACATTACTTGGGCCATCTGGTTGTGGGAAAACAACCATTTTACGTATTATTGCGGGCTTTACTGACGCGACAACAGGCGATGTGTTCTTCAATGACAAACGTATTAATGATGTGCCTGCAAACGAGCGACAAGTAAATACCGTGTTCCAAGATTACGCATTATTCCCTCACTTAAACGTTTTTGAAAACGTAGCATTCGGCTTACGTATTAAAAAGGTAAAAGAAGCAGAGGTGAAAGAACGCGTACAAGAAGCATTAAAATTCGTCAACTTAGCAGGCTATGGCAACCGTGAAATTTCAGAAATGTCAGGTGGTCAGCGTCAACGTGTTGCCATTGCACGTGCGATTGTAAACGACCCAGATGTAATTTTATTAGATGAGCCATTATCAGCATTAGACTTAAAATTACGTACAGAAATGCAGTATGAACTGCGCGAGCTACAACAGCGTCTCGGTAAAACATTCATCTTCGTTACGCATGACCAAGAAGAAGCGTTAGCAATGAGCGACGAAATTTTCGTTCTTTCTCATGGCGAAATTAAACAATCAGGTACACCGGTAGACATTTATGACGAGCCAATTAACCGCTTTGTTGCGGATTTCATCGGTGAGTCAAACATCGTTGACGGTATCATGATTGAAGACTACAAGGTAAAATTCGCTGGTAAGGAATTTGAATGTGTCGATGGTGGGATGAAACCAAACGAAAAAATCGATGTGGTAATCCGTCCAGAAGATTTAGAAATCACAACACCTGAAAAAGGCAAATTAGTTGTAACTGTTGATACACAGCTATTCCGAGGGGTTCACTACGAGCTATCAACGTACGATAAAGACGGTAATGAATGGTTAGTACACTCACTGAAAAAAGCAGAGGTTGGCGAAGAAATCGGCTTAGATTTTGATCCTGAAGCAATTCATGTAATGCGCTTAAATGAAACAGAAGAAGATTTCGACAAACGTTTAGAAGCATATGAGGTTGAAGACCATGAATAA